A genomic region of Trichothermofontia sichuanensis B231 contains the following coding sequences:
- the msrA gene encoding peptide-methionine (S)-S-oxide reductase MsrA → MSPLRIITIETTMALFGLGKKLSLPSPAEALPGRQTPMPLTNRHFVNGHPLLPPFPDGMELALFGLGCFWGAERKFWQLEGVFTTAVGYAGGLTPNPTYREVCSGLTGHNEVVRVVYDPQQISYETLLKVFWESHDPTQGMRQGNDVGTQYRSGIYVYSPEQRQLAEASRDAYQVLLNQAGFGTITTEILDAPVFYYAEDYHQQYLAKNPNGYCGLGGTGVSCPTSVFAQTTS, encoded by the coding sequence ATGTCACCCTTACGGATCATCACCATCGAAACCACAATGGCCCTATTTGGACTTGGAAAAAAGTTATCCCTGCCCTCCCCTGCTGAGGCATTACCCGGACGGCAGACCCCCATGCCCCTGACCAATCGCCATTTCGTCAACGGTCATCCCCTACTTCCCCCCTTTCCCGACGGGATGGAACTGGCGCTGTTTGGTTTGGGCTGTTTTTGGGGCGCTGAACGTAAATTCTGGCAACTAGAAGGGGTTTTCACAACGGCGGTTGGTTATGCAGGCGGTCTCACCCCCAATCCGACCTACCGCGAAGTCTGTAGTGGCCTGACAGGCCATAACGAGGTGGTGCGAGTAGTCTATGATCCCCAACAAATTAGTTATGAAACCCTGCTGAAGGTGTTTTGGGAAAGCCACGACCCCACTCAGGGGATGCGCCAGGGTAATGATGTGGGTACTCAATATCGATCGGGGATTTACGTTTACTCACCAGAACAACGGCAGCTCGCCGAGGCCTCGCGGGATGCGTACCAGGTTCTCCTGAACCAAGCAGGCTTTGGTACCATCACGACCGAAATTCTGGATGCCCCCGTGTTTTACTACGCCGAAGACTACCATCAGCAATACCTGGCCAAAAACCCCAATGGCTATTGCGGCCTGGGAGGGACTGGAGTAAGCTGCCCCACGAGCGTGTTTGCCCAGACAACGTCCTAA